One window of the Rhizobiaceae bacterium genome contains the following:
- a CDS encoding type II toxin-antitoxin system CcdA family antitoxin, which yields MNTHVRSPRQATNLSIRADLIEEAKALDINVSRAAEAGIANAVRAEKERRWKKENAQAFREWNQWVEENGLPFAEYRQF from the coding sequence ATGAACACGCATGTTCGATCGCCGCGTCAAGCGACCAATCTGTCCATCAGGGCCGATCTCATCGAAGAGGCAAAGGCTCTGGATATCAACGTTTCGCGGGCCGCGGAGGCGGGCATCGCCAACGCCGTTCGCGCCGAGAAGGAACGCCGTTGGAAGAAAGAGAACGCTCAGGCGTTCCGGGAATGGAACCAGTGGGTCGAGGAGAACGGCCTGCCGTTCGCCGAGTACCGGCAGTTCTGA
- a CDS encoding CcdB family protein gives MAKYDVYRTRFNGRYVLDVQADIVDDFDTRIVVPLLAMKSVPKAMGRLHPTFEIDGQMSVMATHLMAAVPKSELVTPVANLTSRHDEIIAALDMLFQGF, from the coding sequence ATGGCGAAATACGACGTCTATCGCACGCGCTTCAACGGTCGCTATGTCCTGGATGTCCAGGCTGACATCGTGGATGATTTCGACACCCGCATCGTCGTGCCGCTTCTCGCAATGAAATCGGTGCCGAAAGCGATGGGACGTCTCCACCCTACCTTTGAGATTGACGGCCAGATGTCGGTGATGGCTACTCACCTTATGGCGGCGGTCCCCAAGAGCGAGCTTGTGACGCCGGTCGCCAATCTGACCTCTCGCCACGACGAGATCATCGCGGCGCTGGACATGCTTTTTCAAGGCTTCTGA
- a CDS encoding cell division protein ZapA: protein MAQVTITIDNKQYRMACDEGQEEHLMEMGQKFDRYVAYLKGSFGEIGDQRLTIMAAIMVMDELTELQKRVKGMESEIVTLRKTRDDALVKADKNDSALTGALTGLAQRMETLAERLAVQKAN from the coding sequence ATGGCGCAAGTCACCATCACCATCGACAACAAGCAGTATCGCATGGCCTGCGACGAGGGGCAGGAAGAGCACCTCATGGAGATGGGCCAGAAGTTCGACCGCTACGTCGCCTATCTCAAGGGCTCGTTCGGCGAGATCGGCGACCAGCGCCTGACCATCATGGCCGCCATCATGGTTATGGACGAACTCACCGAACTGCAGAAACGCGTGAAGGGCATGGAGAGCGAGATCGTCACGCTGCGCAAGACGCGCGACGACGCGCTGGTCAAGGCCGACAAGAACGATTCAGCGCTCACCGGCGCGCTGACTGGGCTTGCCCAACGCATGGAGACGCTTGCCGAGCGGTTGGCGGTCCAGAAGGCGAACTGA
- a CDS encoding DUF4164 domain-containing protein, with protein sequence MTGETTLREAIARLSKAIEALESSVSGRLEQEQDYSEAEAEVQRLNADRSRLAQELDTSEARAERLEEANKEVSRRLVTAMETIRAVLDR encoded by the coding sequence ATGACCGGCGAAACCACTCTCAGGGAAGCGATAGCGCGCCTCAGCAAGGCGATCGAGGCGCTGGAAAGCTCCGTCTCCGGGCGTCTCGAGCAGGAGCAGGATTATTCCGAGGCGGAAGCCGAGGTGCAGCGCCTCAACGCCGACCGCAGCCGGCTCGCCCAGGAGCTCGACACGTCCGAGGCCCGCGCCGAGCGCCTGGAAGAAGCCAACAAGGAGGTTTCCCGCCGGCTGGTGACGGCCATGGAGACGATCCGGGCGGTGCTGGACAGGTAG